The following are encoded in a window of Glandiceps talaboti chromosome 5, keGlaTala1.1, whole genome shotgun sequence genomic DNA:
- the LOC144435068 gene encoding uncharacterized protein LOC144435068, with protein sequence MPQYSQTPGPQGSYGDVIDGSAQGSPRHQPPPGYQHTSDAMPGKKLLPMAHLHHPYQDIWLRRQSGHNSEEESGVDVNSSTESMEKKLAQVAQDQPDVVSTATSGVGGSGPYIVGVSTKPLSQQSHSYENVLMPHPAEISSPPRPHSDSTANYNIDISKFQEKEVPILQGKDSQMIHEWLSSFKLQEYTNNFIKAGYDMGTISRMTPEDMTPIGVTKPGHRKKIAAMIGHLNIPDGIPDYKPSDLVTWLHILDLPQYFDTFVQNGYDTIEFITDVTWEDLQEIGITTLGHQKKFILAINKLTQLQQQEKLAKQYAQTRVNDMDARRSRASLDEEARHSPLPGAESKSSPVPSYENVYINVKRKSTQSSQESLSSELSNVSGTGVLRGSQESLSKRSNRGSADVSGSSYVSNVTTAPIMSPTSPTPEVEEPPDSPFQNVSFSTFKKSPTSSGPPPVIISPMKVKEAKDSHSNESLDKLLSKSEHMSHRLSSSPRNSPRNSMQEYHTGTDQTDSTPIKLKKPPTPPKRSNSESKPMLPEPYMPVLKSYSGADKKVATATIGRSKSLKQFKKEGISVEPVVIKRPEVPDMKNRQSLHQQHTDQLQQQLEQQLFQQQQEIQQLQQQIELKQSPPPPPPPPLPPPPPLPQDESQLYDEPLPPPPLFPPPPPHLADNQLPSSPQPPPPTPTVPSSPQPSQVTPVWVTNHDEKQQRKQETVNIVQGIKRHGFPPEIQQELQNNEDTGTIKRSPKHKANQTKGQSPQATEQVQFRQQQSPPSEHYDTAKRQQQQIVEQSGTIKRQPSPKDKTANVQRPQPQIAVNSDTVKRQPSPKHGAVKKSPSRTISTATAMASEKYDTIKRRPDKSQQQQQQQQQNDQQTVSNGHHDGIALMKTPSAVLTQQQSPASSQQGNWHPGVRRQGSKDDSYNASKKPPLSVEEKYATIKRRPQKNRSKSFNEKDFESQKGLYVRTQFNADGELETNGIIKPEDLLLGLTPPSASTKAPTPKPKPQQQPIRAIHAKSRGQSAPPTHGARVTLQPHGPKSSTVTVPGSAIVTVTPQQPQMKTFGKPQPPPPKHRHQGHGPPIKGKAMVTAKHQKPQQHPKPVQVAQPPAPPILPQHKPRPASDFDVYSQEYEKAEVVLNHTDAATFSDSDSENVESMLSAFENENTDTIKKQPGKKASSAQSSPKAKYEDGIQDHKTDSDGGQSAILRSPRQLNSSTEDTLQKRKAPPPAPKRRDSLSSESALLSDLDDLDIGSEQQPPRPTPAPTKSGHPDESGDIFNEIDDMFNDLTEELAAMMK encoded by the exons AAGGCAGTCCAAGACACCAACCGCCACCTG GCTACCAGCATACCAGTGATGCCATGCCAGGCAAGAAACTGCTACCAATGGCTCATTTGCATCATCCATACCAGGACATATGGTTACGCAGACAAAGTGGTCATAATTCAGAAGAAGAAAGTGGTGTGGATGTCAATTCTTCCACAGAAAGCATGGAAAAGAAATTAGCCCAAGTTGCACAAGACCAG CCTGACGTAGTGAGTACAGCTACAAGTGGTGTTGGTGGTAGTGGTCCCTACATTGTAGGAGTTAGTACCAAACCTCTATCACAACAAAGTCATAGTTATGAAAATGTACTTATGCCCCACCCTGCAGAAATTTCAA GTCCTCCAAGACCCCATAGTGACAGCACTGCCAATTACAACATAGACATCAGTAAATTCCAGGAGAAAGAAGTACCAATACTTCAAGGAAAG GATTCTCAAATGATCCATGAATGGTTGTCAAGTTTTAAACTGCAGGAATACACCAACAACTTCATCAAGGCAGGTTATGATATGGGTACTATATCCAGAATGACACCAGAG GACATGACACCCATTGGAGTCACAAAACCAGGACATAGGAAGAAGATAGCTGCAATGATTGGACATCTTAATATACCAGATGGAATACCAGATTATAAACCT TCTGATCTGGTGACTTGGTTGCATATATTGGATCTACCACAATATTTTGATACCTTTGTGCAGAATGGGTATGATACCATTGAATTCATAACAGATGTTACATGGGAAGACCTACAAGAAATTGGTATTACTACTCTAG gTCACCAGAAGAAATTCATCTTGGCAATTAACAAGCTAACACAGCTTCAGCAGCAAGAGAAGTTAGCAAAGCAATATGCACAAACCAGAGTAAACGATATGGATGCACGGCGATCAAGAGCTTCCCTGGATGAAGAAGCACGACATAGTCCTCTTCCTGGAGCAGAATCTAAAAGTTCTCCTGTTCCTTCTTATGAAAATGTGTATATAAATGTGAAAAGGAAATCTACTCAAAGCAGTCAAGAAAGCCTCAGCAGTGAACTCAGTAATGTTAGTGGAACTGGTGTCTTGCGTGGCTCACAGGAAAGTTTGAGTAAGCGATCAAATCGGGGGTCAGCTGATGTCAGTGGTAGTAGCTATGTGTCAAATGTAACAACTGCACCCATTATGAGTCCTACATCACCAACACCAGAAGTTGAAGAACCTCCCGATTCACcattccaaaatgtttctttctcAACATTCAAAAAATCACCGACATCATCCGGACCACCACCTGTCATTATATCACCTATGAAAGTGAAAGAAGCCAAGGATAGCCATTCAAATGAAAGTCTGGATAAATTACTGAGTAAATCAGAACACATGTCACACAGACTTAGTAGTTCCCCACGAAACTCGCCAAGAAATTCAATGCAAGAATACCATACAGGAACTGATCAAACAGACTCTACACCAATTAAACTGAAAAAACCACCAACTCCGCCTAAAAGGAGTAATTCTGAGTCTAAACCGATGTTACCAGAACCCTATATGCCAGTCTTAAAATCATACAGTGGCGCAGATAAAAAAGTTGCCACAGCAACAATTGGACGAAGTAAGAGTTTGAAACAATTCAAAAAGGAAGGTATTTCTGTTGAACCTGTTGTCATTAAGAGACCTGAAGTACCAGATATGAAAAACAGGCAGTCTCTCCATCAACAGCATACTGACCAATTACAGCAACAGTTGGAACAGCAGCTCTTTCAGCAGCAACAGGAGATTCAACAGTTGCAGCAGCAAATAGAACTAAAACAGTCACCTccacctccccctcccccaccattgCCACCTCCTCCTCCACTTCCACAAGATGAAAGTCAACTGTATGATGAACCACTTCCCCCACCACCCCTTTTTCCACCTCCCCCACCCCATTTAGCTGACAACCAACTTCCCTCATCACCACAACCCCCACCTCCTACCCCAACTGTGCCATCGTCACCACAACCAAGTCAAGTTACACCAGTATGGGTGACAAATCATGATGAAAAACAGCAAAGAAAGCAAGAGACAGTAAATATTGTGCAAGGTATAAAAAGACACGGTTTTCCTCCTGAAATCCAGCaagaattacaaaataatgaagaCACAGGAACCATCAAAAGGTCTCCTAAACACAAAGCAAATCAAACGAAAGGACAGTCACCACAGGCTACTGAACAAGTACAGTTTAGACAACAACAGTCGCCTCCCTCAGAACACTATGATACAGCAAagagacaacaacaacaaattgttGAACAGTCTGGAACAATTAAAAGACAGCCATCACCTAAGGATAAAACAGCAAATGTGCAAAGACCGCAACCTCAAATTGCAGTCAATTCTGACACTGTTAAACGACAGCCATCACCAAAACATGGTGCTGTCAAGAAATCACCTTCACGTACTATTTCTACAGCTACTGCCATGGCGTCTGaaaaatatgatacaataaaACGAAGACCTGATaaatcacaacaacaacaacaacaacaacaacaaaatgaccAACAAACTGTTAGCAATGGTCATCATGATGGAATCGCACTGATGAAGACTCCATCAGCAGTATTGACACAGCAACAGTCTCCTGCATCCTCCCAGCAAGGAAATTGGCATCCAGGTGTGAGGCGACAAGGCTCTAAGGATGACAGTTACAATGCTTCGAAAAAACCACCTCTTTCAGTTGAGGAAAAATATGCTACAATAAAGAGACGACCACAGAAGAATCGATCCAAATCATTCAATGAAAAGGACTTTGAATCACAAAAAGGGTTGTATGTAAGAACTCAATTTAATGCAGATGGAGAATTGGAAACTAACGGAATTATTAAACCGGAGGACCTTTTATTGGGACTGACACCACCATCTGCAAGCACTAAAGCTCCAACACCTAAGCCAAAACCACAACAGCAACCAATAAGAGCAATACATGCAAAGAGTCGAGGACAGAGTGCACCACCAACACATGGAGCTCGAGTTACACTTCAACCACATGGACCTAAAAGTTCAACTGTTACTGTGCCTGGTTCAGCTATAGTTACAGTTACTCCCCAACAACCACAGATGAAAACATTTGGCAAACCTCAGCCACCCCCTCCTAAACATCGTCATCAAGGCCATGGCCCACCCATCAAGGGCAAGGCCATGGTGACAGCCAAACATCAAAAACCACAGCAGCATCCTAAACCAGTTCAGGTAGCACAGCCACCAGCACCTCCTATACTGCCACAGCATAAACCTAGACCAGCCAGTGATTTTGATGTCTATTCACAGGAATATGAAAAGGCTGAAGTTGTGCTCAATCACACTGATGCCGCCACTTTCTCAGATTCTGACTCGGAAAATGTGGAAAGTATGTTGTCtgcatttgaaaatgaaaacactgacaCTATCAAGAAACAACCAGGAAAGAAAGCAAGTAGTGCCCAGTCTTCTCCCAAAGCTAAGTATGAGGATGGAATACAAGACCACAAGACAGACAGTGATGGTGGCCAGTCAGCAATACTACGATCACCAAGGCAACTCAACTCATCTACTGAAG ACACATTGCAGAAAAGGAAAGCTCCTCCTCCAGCACCTAAGAGAAGAGATAGTTTGTCATCAGAGTCTGCTCTTTTATCTGATCTAGATGATTTAGATATAGGGAG TGAACAACAGCCTCCAAGACCAACGCCAGCACCTACCAAATCTGGTCACCCTGATGAGTCTGGAGATATCTTTAATGAAATTGATGACATGTTTAATGACCTAACAGAAGAACTAGCTGCCATGATGAAATGA